AATTTTAAACCAGCTACGATAGTGGTGTCTTCAGTAGTCGTATAGGTCCGACTTAATGAACTTCCAATCGAATATTACGATATTGAAGCCCTTCTCATCATCGGTCAAGTCATTGGGAATGTTCTTAGAATAGACACACATACAGCAATTGAGTCGAGGGGCAGATACGCCAGATTATGCATTCAGGTGGATATCGAGAAACCGCTTGCGAATGCGGTGTTGGTTGATAATATTGAACAACCAGTAACATATGAAGGTCTTAACAGGTTTTGCTTCTCTTGTGGACGTATTGGGCATCGGAGGGAGTAGTGCTTCTATACTGTTATAAAGCCAGCGCCAGAAAAGCCATCCACGCCGGTAGGCCGAAACAGTCCAACCAGGGAGGATAGCCATGCTGAGGAACCCAGGCCATGCGCTACGCATGTTGTGGACCCAAAGGACGACACGTATGGTCCTTGGATGGTGGTGAGTCACAAAAAGGCCAGtaacaaaaaagacaaacaGTACAGTCCTACACCCACTAATCCCATGCATGCTTTAAGGCATGAAGGCATTGAGGAGCGTACTGCCGCTGAAGGAGCGGATAAGATGACACCTGGCATGGGTAGTTTTAAAATTACTGAGGGGAAAAGGAAAGCGAATGGTGAGCTAGTGAATGCTGGAGAATCATCTAGAGAGTTCTTGGGTTCTAAAGGAAAAAGGGGTAAGTGTTGAAGGCCCAAATGATCTGGGCTTGTTTAAAGGAGGAGCTACTAAAGGTTATGAAAGCCCATTATCCATCAAGGGTAAAAAAGTCATGGTAAGACTTAGGGCTGCCCCAGCAAACTCTAGAAGCGTCGATTCTAAAGAAGGAAACAAAGCTAGGAAGATTCCCAAGACTATTTGGTCTCCCACAAACGAAAACCTACCAACAATCAATAATGGAGAATTTCGTTTCCTCAGCAAGTCAAGAAATGAAATGGGTAATATGCTTGGAGAGAAAGAGTGCGATAATCCCAACGGTGGAGATCAATCACGAGCTATTGGAAGCATGGAGATGGTGTCTCCCGTTAACACTTTGGAGTGCAAGGATAGGCAGCACGAACCCAGGATGGTCTCTTCTATCCAACGATCTGGAAACATAGGGGGAGAGGAAGCTAATTTGGGAGAACGATCCTCGGATTTCACCAACTCCAATGCTGTGTGTAATCAACCTAGAGATGCCTTTATCGACAAAGAAAATGATGACCAGATAGCCAATCGCAACCAGGCTCTTGGGCAACTCAATGGAGCTTGTGAGGAAGATAGGATGGATTTTGATGGAGGAGGCACTGCTTCTGCCTCCCGTCAATGATTGCCCCATACCCAATCATCGGTTAGTTATGAATATCATTGCGTGGAACTGTAGGGGTGCTCTGAAACCCGAATTTCAGAACCATGTTAGGGAGCTAGTTCAAAGCCATAACCCAGCTATGCTTATTGTAATGGAAACTCGTGTTGGTGGGAGCAGAGCTAAGGAAATCATAGATAGGCTTCCTTTCGACGTGGCTATCCACACAGAAACCATAGGGTATGCAGGCGAGCTGTGGTTGCTGTGGAACTCAAATAGGGTCATAGTGGCACCACTTGCCACCATTGAGCAAGAAATTCATGTCTCGGTTAAGGTGAGACCCTCTGACTCTGAATGTATTCTTTCTGCTATCTATGCTAGTCCTAGATTCAATGAACGTTGTGTGTTGTGGAATAACCTTGTTAATGTGGCTAGTTTGCATGGTAGTCCATGGATTATTGCAGGGGATTTTAACGAAGTTTTGGCAGATGATGAGATATATGGAGGTAGGGTAGTAAATGCTAATCGGTCCCTTCTTTTTAAGGATTGCCTGGATGCATGTAAAATGGTGGACTTAGGTTTCTTGGGTCCAAGATTCACCTGGTCTAATCTTCGGGGCTTTCAGAATCTTATACAAGAAAGACTAGACAGATTTTTTGTGAACCCTGGGTGGTGCACCCTTTATCCTAATGCAAGGGTGTCTCATCTTACACGCGTTCATTCGGATCACTGCCCAATTTTGCTGGATTTTGAGCCGGGGGCTAGCATCAGGCTAAACAggtcttttaaatttcaaagctTCTGGCTTACCTGTCTTTTCCTAACATAGTAAGGGATGCTTGGGGTCAATCAAACCGACTTGATGAAGCAGTGGATAAATTTACCAGAGATGCTACTGCTTGGAACCGAAATCATTTTGGCAATATTTTTGCGAAGAAGAGATGTGTCTTGGCCAGATTAGATGGTGTTCAGAAAGCTTTAGCTGAAAGGCCTTCAAACTCACTGGTGGAATTAGAAAAAGTTCTCCAAAGAGAGTTAAACGAGGTTCTAAATCAAGAGCAGGAACTATGGGCCCTGAAATCTAGAGTAAACTGGATGATGCTGGGTGATAAAAATACATCTTTCTTTCATGTGTCCACCATTgtcagaagaagaaggaatcaGATCTCTTGTTTGAAGAATAGTGTTGGTGATTGGATTCATGAGGAGACTCAGATCATGAGATTCATTCAAGAGGGGTTTGGCAAGTTGTACACCACAAGCCACCTTGAAGTAAAACTGCAACTGGGTCCTATCTCCCCTTGGCAAGCAACTCTTTCTGATATGGAGCGAGACAGTTTGTATGATCTTGTTTTTGTGGAAGAAATCAAATCGACGCTTTGGTCTATTAAGGCTTTCAAGGCCCCGGGGTCGGACGGTCTCCACGCCGGGTTTTTTCAGTGTTTCTGGATGATAGTTGGAGGTTCAGTTGTGGAGGAGATAAAGAAATGCttcaagacaaaaaaaaaaaaaaaaaaaaaaaaaaaaaattcctgaatTCCTCAATAGAACTAATGTGGCACTTATCCCAAAAATTCATGGCCCTGAAACCATTGGGAATTATCGCCCTATCAGTCTCTGTAATACAGTGTATAAAATGATCACAAAAATTATAGTCACAAGACTAAGACCAATGCTAGACGGCTTGTTTCTCCTGTTAAGTTAGCTTTTGTGCCAGGAAGAAAAAGGATAGACAATGCAATCATTGTGCAAGAGGTCATCCACACTAttagtaaaaagaaaggaagagtgGGCTACATGGCAATTAAAGTTGATCTCGAAAAGGCCTACGATAAGCTTGAATGAAGCTTTATCCGGGAAACTCTATTGAAAGCAAATCTCCATAGGGACTTGGTTGATCTCATTATGAATTGTGTGTCTTCCACCACCACTTCTGTGTTATTTAATGGGGGCAATCTTGATCCGTTCTGGCCATCTCAAGGAATTCGGCAAGGGGACCCATTATCTCCCTATCTATTTATTCTGTGCATGGAAGTTTTGGGCCATTTAATTGAGGAGAAGTGTAGAGATAAGGTTTGGATTCCTGTCAAAGCTTTTAGAAGCGGAATTGCTTTTTCCCACCTATTCTTTGTGGATGACTTTGTACTTTTCGCAAGGGCGGATGGCAGCAACTGTTCAGCTATTAAGGAGGCTTTGGAT
The sequence above is drawn from the Quercus robur chromosome 7, dhQueRobu3.1, whole genome shotgun sequence genome and encodes:
- the LOC126691560 gene encoding uncharacterized protein LOC126691560, yielding MNIIAWNCRGALKPEFQNHVRELVQSHNPAMLIVMETRVGGSRAKEIIDRLPFDVAIHTETIGYAGELWLLWNSNRVIVAPLATIEQEIHVSVKVRPSDSECILSAIYASPRFNERCVLWNNLVNVASLHGSPWIIAGDFNEVLADDEIYGVRDAWGQSNRLDEAVDKFTRDATAWNRNHFGNIFAKKRCVLARLDGVQKALAERPSNSLVELEKVLQRELNEVLNQEQELWALKSRVNWMMLGDKNTSFFHVSTIVRRRRNQISCLKNSVGDWIHEETQIMRFIQEGFGKLYTTSHLEVKLQLGPISPWQATLSDMERDSLYDLVFVEEIKSTLWSIKAFKAPGSDGLHAGHKTKTNARRLVSPVKLAFVPGRKRIDNAIIVQEVIHTISKKKGRVGYMAIKVDLEKAYDKLE